In Methanolacinia paynteri, the genomic stretch CGGGAAACCGCATTCAAAAATATTTCCGCAGATCTTCCTGACAATCTCTTTTGACTCGTCGAAACTGCTGTCGAAATAAAACGGATCGTCGAATTTATCAGCCTGGTCCTCGACCTGGAGCGAAAAGGCGGCTGCAGGATACCCGTGGTTTGCTGCTTCGAGCGCCGCTCCTATCGTGCCCGAGGTCATAATGGATTCGAACGAGAGGTTTTCGCCTATGTTTATGCCTGAAACGACAAGGTCCGGCTTTATTCCAAGCGCATATATTCCGATTATCACCGAATCGGTCGGTTTTCCCCCGACGGAATATGCTTCTACACCGTTTATCCTGATCTTCGTCGCCCTTATCGGCTCGAATATGGATATCGAGCGGCCGACGGCGCTCTGCTGCGTGGAGGGAGCCACGACCGTGACATCGGCGATTGAGGAGAGTGCGTCATATGCGGCCCACAGGCCGGCGGATGTTACTCCGTCGTCGTTTGTAAGCAGGACTTTGGGTTTCATTTTAGTTTAACTTAGTTCTGTTAGAATAAAAGTGGATTGATAAGGCCGAAGACTTTCTCATACACTTAAGAATCCGGTTTTGGGAAAGGTTATATGCAGACCCGATAAATATTTCTTAATTTCGGAGGATTGTAGATGTTTAAAGTGAATAAAAAAATTTCATTCGTTTTAATTATTTTTTTAATGGTTTTTGTTCTCCCGTGCATTTCTGCCGCAGAGACCGTCCAGTATTCCCAATCCGGAGAGAATATGTCGTCGGACCGGTTTGTGGCGAGTGATTTTACAATAACATCCGAAAGACCTGAGATCTATCCCGGCGACACTCTTGAAATGTCCTATGTAATTACATCGGAAGGGTTTTACGACAGCATGATCAGTCTTCCGAAAGGCCTTTACTTTACCGCACTTGATCCCGACGGCAATCTTGTGGAGGCAGGGAAGGCGTTTACCGGCCAGTTCATCTCTCCCGGCGATTCGATTATAATGAAGGCAAGGCTGACGGTTGACAAACCCGGAACCTGGAAGATCTGGCCTTCATACACTATCCAGAACAACAATGGCATAGTCAAGTATAATCCTGATGAATGGGCTGCTGCCGATATATACGTCGAGGAGGAAGAAATACCGCTCGCGGATCTCACGATTATTGAGGCAGGAACAGCAGGGAGCAGTGAGAACGGCGACGATCTGAGATTTTATTACATTGTAAAAAACACCGGACCCTTTGATGCAAATACTACGGTGAGCGGAATACTGCTTAACGATGAGGATCTGGGCATCGAGAATCCTGTAGGAATCCTGCCTGCCGGTGAATCGCAGAAGGTTTTCTTTACGCTCTCCAATGTCTCGAAAGGCGATAAGATAACTATATTTCTTGATGCTGCAGGGACCGAGGACGAACTTGACGAGGATAATAACGACTGGTCGTTTGCTGTAAATCTCAAGAACGATGTCTCCAAGACATCCGACGCCGTGGATTCTTCGGATTTAGTTTCCGAAGAGCCTGAGCAGAGTTCGAACGAGACAAGTAGTGTTGTCTACTATCCTGCCACAACTGCGGTGTGCTGCGATGTCACGGCCCAGTTCATTATTCTCGGTATAATCGCAGTTCTTATGAGCGTGTTCTCGTTCGCACTCGGCTATTATTACTGCCAGTCGAAGAAATGCGAGAACGAACTCGGGTGGATGTACGCGAAGATCAAGAGGCTGGAGGCCGGAGAGACGATCGATCACAGTTATATTAAGGCCGAGGAGGTTCTCCCTGACGAGGATATAGCTGAGGCGGAAATGGTCCTGAAAGGGAAATCCGGAAAGGAGGATTCAGGCGATAAGGAGAAGCCGGCAGAAAAAAAGACCGAAGAATCCGCTGACGCGGAAAGCGGCGATAAAAAAGAGAAGAAAGAATAAATTATATTTTATCACTCTCTTTTCTGAACAAAAACCCGGTTTTTTGATATGGAATCTTAAAGGAACCTTTTTTTTATATTCTTTTGTTTTATTCTAATTATGGTGAATACGATCGCGATCAACTTCGGCGGAGGCGGAATCCACTGTTCGACACAGCAGGAACCAAAAGCCCGATAACACTTTTTTAAAATGTTCTGCCTGAAACAGCCTGTTTAATTAAAAAAGTTTATTAAACAAAGGTTCATGGACTGTTTCATGTAAATCACAACGTGATTTTCATGTAAAATAAGGGCTAATTTAAATTCAGGAATTTTCATGAAAGAGTCATCCGGTTTAAAATTTGTTACTGCACTTAGCCTGTTGCTTGTTGTCATTCTGCTGATCTTGTCGGTATTTGTTCTGGAAACTGCATTCAGTGGTAGTGATGAAGGGAATGATGAGGAAATCGCAGGGTATTCCGGCGATCTGAGAGTCCTGACAACCCCGGATATTCACAGTCATCTGTTTTCCATGAGCGATAATGACACGGGAACAAAGATCGGGCGTATAGGTGCACTCGCCGAAACTCTCGGGGAGAAGAACGAAGATACTATCTACCTTTTTGCGGGCGATCTCGGGGAAGGGGGATTTTATCATATGTACTCGGGGGTTCCTGAAGCTGAGGCCTATTCTATGGCCGGGATTGACGCCGCTGTTTTGGGGAATCACGCGTTTGATTTCAATAATTCTCTTCTTAAAGTATGGGCTACGAATGCATCATTTCCAATATTGTGTGCGAATATCGATTTCAGCGATGCCGTCCTGAATGAAACGGTGGAGGATTACGTAATTCTTGATTCCGGGGATGCAAAGATTGGCGTGTTCGGGATTCTGCTCCCCCAGCTTGGAGAGTTCGTCGAAATTCCGGGTGGAGTGGTAATTTATGAAAACACTACGGCCATTGCAAAATCCGTAATAAAGGAGCTTGAAGACCAGGATGTCGATGTGATTATTGCACTCACCCACCAGTATGAGGATGAAGATGTCGAACTTGCAGAGTCCGTTTCAGGAATCGATCTGATAATCGGCGGCCACGATCATCTTGTCTGGAACAGGACTGTGACTGCCCCTGACGGCAGCAGCGTGCTGATAGTTCATGCAGGCAAATACGGTGAGGAGACGGATTCCGTCGATCTTGTGTTCGAGAACGGTGAGGTGGCCGGTACATCGATAGAACGGTATCAAATAACGGAGGATATGCCGGTCGACCCGGAGATTACTTCGTTTATAATGCCTTATTACGAGAATTATACTGCCGGCCTCTCGGAGCCTATCGGAAGAACTCTTGTCCCTCTCGATGCTACGTATGAAACTGTAAGAACAAACGAGTCAAATGCCGGCGATCTTATCACGGATGCAATACGCACGAATGTGCCCGGTGTCGATATTGCACTCATCAACTCGGGTTCCATACGAGGGGACTGCACTATTCCCGCAGGAGAGATGTCATACCTTACGCTCGAGACCCTTCTCCCCTTCGAGAACATGATCGTGACTGTTCAGATGACCGGGGACGAGGTTAAGGATACTCTTGAACGCTCGGCGTCGGCGATTG encodes the following:
- the surE gene encoding 5'/3'-nucleotidase SurE, whose protein sequence is MKPKVLLTNDDGVTSAGLWAAYDALSSIADVTVVAPSTQQSAVGRSISIFEPIRATKIRINGVEAYSVGGKPTDSVIIGIYALGIKPDLVVSGINIGENLSFESIMTSGTIGAALEAANHGYPAAAFSLQVEDQADKFDDPFYFDSSFDESKEIVRKICGNIFECGFPENMDLINVNIPKTVTEGIEITRLAEKLFETGVEKRLDPRGKPYYWINGPLYDEAEEGTDVNAVANGRVSVTPITLDSTAFKGMEPLKKLLRE
- a CDS encoding CARDB domain-containing protein; this encodes MVFVLPCISAAETVQYSQSGENMSSDRFVASDFTITSERPEIYPGDTLEMSYVITSEGFYDSMISLPKGLYFTALDPDGNLVEAGKAFTGQFISPGDSIIMKARLTVDKPGTWKIWPSYTIQNNNGIVKYNPDEWAAADIYVEEEEIPLADLTIIEAGTAGSSENGDDLRFYYIVKNTGPFDANTTVSGILLNDEDLGIENPVGILPAGESQKVFFTLSNVSKGDKITIFLDAAGTEDELDEDNNDWSFAVNLKNDVSKTSDAVDSSDLVSEEPEQSSNETSSVVYYPATTAVCCDVTAQFIILGIIAVLMSVFSFALGYYYCQSKKCENELGWMYAKIKRLEAGETIDHSYIKAEEVLPDEDIAEAEMVLKGKSGKEDSGDKEKPAEKKTEESADAESGDKKEKKE
- a CDS encoding bifunctional metallophosphatase/5'-nucleotidase gives rise to the protein MKESSGLKFVTALSLLLVVILLILSVFVLETAFSGSDEGNDEEIAGYSGDLRVLTTPDIHSHLFSMSDNDTGTKIGRIGALAETLGEKNEDTIYLFAGDLGEGGFYHMYSGVPEAEAYSMAGIDAAVLGNHAFDFNNSLLKVWATNASFPILCANIDFSDAVLNETVEDYVILDSGDAKIGVFGILLPQLGEFVEIPGGVVIYENTTAIAKSVIKELEDQDVDVIIALTHQYEDEDVELAESVSGIDLIIGGHDHLVWNRTVTAPDGSSVLIVHAGKYGEETDSVDLVFENGEVAGTSIERYQITEDMPVDPEITSFIMPYYENYTAGLSEPIGRTLVPLDATYETVRTNESNAGDLITDAIRTNVPGVDIALINSGSIRGDCTIPAGEMSYLTLETLLPFENMIVTVQMTGDEVKDTLERSASAIVFPGEEEGNVHKLSTGGFLQVSGVRFDINSSGESFTADFNNDTIISKGDRIENLTVVTTDGIVPIDPDAVYTVAVNDYLAGGGNGYSNIGAISDDEKVNTEINVIGLLASDIQENSPISPECDGRIRVLG